A window from Flavobacterium sp. 83 encodes these proteins:
- a CDS encoding bifunctional UDP-sugar hydrolase/5'-nucleotidase, translated as MKRRDFIEKTAAGTALLTLGLPLVSFTTLDTKHLTILHTNDVHSYIDPFPADHPRNPNMGGVARRAALIETIRKENPNVLLLDAGDIFQGTPYFNYYGGELEFKLMSMMQYDASTIGNHDFDNGVEGLHAQMPHAKFEFLSANYDFKNTVMDGFVKPYKIFNKNGIKVGVFGLGVELDGLVDKAMYKETIYNNPVEAAQDMVRNLKKEQQCDLVICLSHLGYKYKEEPNKICDLKLAELTQDIDLIIGGHTHTFLDKPTVVKNLAGNDVLVNQVGCYGINLGRIDFYLDNSKENTSIGRSIVV; from the coding sequence ATGAAAAGAAGAGATTTTATCGAAAAAACTGCTGCTGGTACTGCATTATTAACTTTAGGATTGCCTTTAGTCAGCTTTACAACTTTAGATACAAAACACTTGACGATTCTACATACGAATGATGTTCATAGTTATATTGATCCTTTTCCGGCGGATCATCCCAGAAACCCTAATATGGGTGGTGTTGCAAGAAGAGCGGCTCTTATAGAAACAATCAGAAAAGAAAATCCAAATGTATTATTGCTTGATGCCGGGGATATTTTTCAGGGAACTCCTTATTTTAATTATTATGGTGGAGAATTAGAATTCAAATTGATGAGTATGATGCAATATGATGCCTCAACAATAGGAAATCATGATTTTGACAATGGTGTAGAAGGTTTGCACGCACAAATGCCGCATGCGAAGTTTGAATTCTTATCAGCAAACTATGATTTTAAAAATACAGTAATGGATGGCTTTGTAAAACCATATAAAATATTTAATAAAAATGGAATTAAAGTTGGTGTTTTTGGTCTTGGAGTAGAACTTGATGGATTGGTTGACAAAGCAATGTACAAGGAGACTATTTACAACAACCCTGTTGAGGCAGCGCAAGATATGGTTCGGAATTTAAAAAAAGAGCAACAATGTGATTTAGTTATTTGTTTGTCACATTTAGGGTATAAATACAAGGAAGAGCCTAATAAAATTTGCGATTTAAAACTAGCAGAACTAACCCAAGATATTGACTTAATAATAGGTGGTCACACCCACACTTTTCTTGACAAGCCAACTGTTGTAAAAAACCTTGCAGGCAATGACGTTTTAGTGAATCAAGTGGGTTGTTATGGAATTAATTTAGGTCGAATTGATTTTTATTTAGACAATAGTAAAGAAAATACATCCATAGGAAGATCAATTGTTGTTTAA
- a CDS encoding 5'-nucleotidase C-terminal domain-containing protein: MVNLKKYNDVLKLFVISLTFIFIICCSKQNYYVTKIEGKRIPISEKENQVTDLSTNNEQGQQIENFIKPYREHINKDLDSVLAYCPITLDKSSGKWQTTIGNLLADVTLMRGNLVFSAREKKNIDICLLNHGGIRSILPKGNVTARTAFEIMPFENSMVVIGLKGEQIFELVDYFIAEKKPHPLSGITFTIDKNTAAKNILVQGKPIDKNKIYYVGTNDYLSNGGDNMDFFKKGIAKYVLDYKLRNILIDYFKEVDTIPVVNDIRISVE, encoded by the coding sequence ATGGTAAATCTAAAAAAGTATAACGATGTTTTAAAACTTTTTGTTATATCCTTAACATTTATTTTTATTATTTGCTGTAGTAAACAAAATTATTACGTTACAAAGATAGAAGGCAAAAGAATCCCGATTAGTGAAAAAGAAAATCAAGTTACTGATTTAAGCACAAATAACGAACAAGGGCAGCAAATTGAAAACTTTATTAAACCTTACCGCGAACATATTAATAAGGATTTAGACAGTGTTTTGGCATATTGCCCAATAACATTAGACAAAAGTTCTGGAAAATGGCAAACTACAATAGGTAATTTACTGGCTGATGTAACCTTGATGCGTGGTAATTTAGTTTTTAGTGCCCGAGAGAAAAAGAATATTGATATTTGTTTACTGAATCACGGCGGTATTCGTTCTATTCTACCAAAAGGAAATGTAACAGCAAGAACCGCTTTTGAAATTATGCCTTTTGAAAATAGCATGGTTGTTATTGGTCTAAAAGGAGAGCAAATATTTGAATTAGTAGATTATTTTATTGCTGAAAAAAAACCACATCCATTATCTGGAATTACATTTACAATTGATAAAAATACTGCAGCCAAAAATATCTTAGTTCAAGGGAAACCAATTGATAAAAACAAAATTTATTATGTGGGTACCAATGATTATTTATCTAATGGTGGCGATAATATGGATTTCTTTAAAAAAGGCATTGCAAAATATGTTTTGGATTATAAGTTACGAAATATTTTAATTGATTATTTCAAGGAAGTAGATACCATTCCTGTTGTAAACGATATTAGAATTAGTGTTGAATAA
- the dapA gene encoding 4-hydroxy-tetrahydrodipicolinate synthase, protein MQSLIGTGVALITPFNEDFSIDTEALKRIVNFSIDNGIEYLVVLGTTAENATLSQDEKELVIKTVIETNNGRLPLVLGVGGNNTMKVVEELKTRDLSAFVAILSVSPYYNKPTQEGIYQHFKAVADASPIPVILYNVPGRTGSNMLPSTVLRLANDFENVVAIKEAAGDIVQAMQILKNKPKDFLVISGDDMIALPMILAGGSGVISVIGQGFPKEFSEMIRLGLNRKVEEAFKTQYLLSDCIDMIFEQGNPAGIKQVFLSLGIAENTVRLPLVKVDESLANRIGQFVEKMNKQA, encoded by the coding sequence ATGCAATCATTAATAGGAACCGGTGTTGCCCTTATAACGCCATTTAACGAAGATTTTTCAATTGATACCGAAGCATTAAAAAGAATTGTAAATTTCTCCATCGATAATGGAATTGAATATCTAGTCGTACTTGGTACAACAGCTGAGAATGCAACTTTGTCTCAGGACGAAAAAGAATTAGTTATCAAGACGGTAATAGAAACTAATAATGGAAGATTGCCATTGGTATTGGGTGTTGGCGGTAATAATACAATGAAAGTAGTTGAAGAGCTTAAAACTAGAGATTTGTCTGCATTTGTTGCAATTCTTTCGGTTTCTCCATATTATAATAAACCAACTCAAGAAGGAATTTACCAACACTTTAAAGCTGTTGCAGATGCTTCTCCGATTCCAGTAATCTTGTATAATGTACCAGGAAGAACAGGAAGTAATATGTTACCATCAACTGTTTTGCGTTTAGCAAATGATTTTGAAAATGTGGTTGCTATCAAAGAAGCTGCCGGAGATATTGTGCAAGCAATGCAAATATTGAAAAACAAACCAAAAGATTTTCTTGTGATTTCTGGCGATGATATGATTGCTTTGCCAATGATTTTAGCAGGTGGATCAGGTGTTATATCCGTAATTGGACAGGGGTTTCCAAAAGAATTTTCTGAAATGATTCGATTGGGTTTGAATAGAAAAGTAGAGGAAGCATTTAAAACGCAATACCTTTTGTCGGACTGTATCGATATGATTTTTGAGCAAGGAAATCCTGCAGGAATTAAACAAGTGTTTCTGTCACTGGGAATCGCTGAAAATACAGTGCGTTTACCATTAGTAAAAGTTGATGAATCATTGGCAAACAGAATTGGTCAATTTGTTGAAAAAATGAATAAACAAGCATAA
- a CDS encoding outer membrane protein assembly factor BamD has product MKKIISLLLLVTLFCSCNEYQKALKTEDVAVKFDIATKLYDAGKYSKAIRLFEQIAPAYRGKPQAEKLFYMFSQSYYKTKQYYLAGYQFESFVSGYPKSEKIQEAAFLGAKSYSMLSPVYSLDQADTVKAIDKLQAFIDNYPNSEYIAEANATLKVLSDKIEKKVYENAKGYNTISDFKSAIIAFDNFIGDYPGTKFKEDALFYKYDSAYQLAINSVPAKMEERLNVAKVAHSNLVKFDANTKYKKKADEMLARIDKDLQKFTK; this is encoded by the coding sequence ATGAAAAAAATAATATCTCTATTGCTTCTCGTTACTCTTTTTTGTTCTTGTAATGAATATCAAAAAGCACTAAAAACCGAAGATGTTGCTGTAAAATTTGATATAGCTACTAAATTGTACGATGCTGGTAAATATTCAAAAGCGATTCGTCTTTTTGAACAAATTGCTCCAGCTTATAGAGGGAAACCTCAGGCAGAAAAATTGTTTTATATGTTTTCACAATCATATTATAAAACCAAACAATATTATTTAGCGGGATATCAATTTGAAAGTTTTGTTTCCGGTTATCCAAAAAGTGAAAAGATACAAGAAGCTGCCTTTTTAGGTGCGAAAAGTTATTCAATGCTATCTCCTGTTTATAGCTTAGATCAAGCAGATACAGTAAAAGCAATTGATAAATTACAAGCATTTATAGATAATTATCCAAACTCAGAATATATAGCTGAAGCAAATGCAACTCTAAAAGTTCTAAGTGATAAAATCGAGAAAAAAGTATATGAAAATGCTAAAGGTTATAACACTATTTCTGATTTTAAATCAGCAATAATTGCTTTTGATAATTTTATAGGCGATTATCCCGGAACAAAATTTAAAGAAGATGCTTTGTTTTATAAATACGACTCAGCCTATCAGCTCGCAATTAATAGTGTTCCTGCAAAAATGGAAGAAAGATTAAATGTTGCAAAAGTAGCGCATTCAAATTTGGTTAAATTTGATGCTAATACCAAATACAAAAAGAAAGCTGACGAAATGTTAGCTAGGATTGATAAAGATTTACAAAAATTTACTAAATAA
- a CDS encoding DNA-directed RNA polymerase subunit omega gives MDLKKTNAPVNTITYNKNVIEEPTGNVYEAITIMAKRANQINSEIKKELTEKLEEFATYNDSLEEVFENKEQIEVSKFYEKLPKPHALAVQEWLDGKIYHRDSNK, from the coding sequence ATGGATTTAAAAAAGACGAATGCTCCAGTAAATACAATAACATACAACAAGAATGTTATTGAAGAACCTACTGGTAACGTGTATGAAGCGATAACCATTATGGCTAAAAGAGCAAACCAAATCAATTCTGAAATTAAAAAAGAATTGACTGAGAAATTGGAAGAATTTGCTACATATAATGACAGTCTTGAAGAAGTTTTTGAAAATAAAGAACAAATTGAGGTTTCAAAATTTTATGAAAAATTGCCTAAGCCTCATGCTTTAGCGGTTCAAGAATGGTTAGATGGTAAAATTTACCACAGAGATTCAAATAAGTAA
- the coaBC gene encoding bifunctional phosphopantothenoylcysteine decarboxylase/phosphopantothenate--cysteine ligase CoaBC: protein MSVLNGKKILLGISGGIAAYKTASLVRLFIKAGAHVQVIMTPASKDFITPLTLSTLSKNPVFSSFYNQDDENEKWNNHVELALWADLMVIAPATANTLSKMANGTCDNLLIAAYLSAKCPVYYAPAMDLDMYKHPSTVANFFSLTEFGDTIIPAESGELASGLSGEGRMAEPEHIVAFIEADLESRLPLKGKKILITAGPTYEAIDPVRFIGNHSSGKMGFDIAASAANLGASVLLVTGPTHCKATSRLIKVIPVVSAQEMYDACHLYYADVDVAIAAAAVADYKPKNVASQKIKKNADEFSIELEKTKDILASLGQFKKNQFLIGFALETENEIENAKLKIQKKNLDLIVLNSLQDKGAGFGKATNKITFIDKFFAIEAMELKSKEAVADDILNKVISHFYEMS, encoded by the coding sequence ATGTCAGTTTTAAACGGTAAGAAAATTTTGCTAGGTATTTCTGGTGGAATTGCAGCGTATAAAACAGCTTCATTAGTACGACTTTTTATAAAAGCAGGTGCACATGTCCAAGTGATAATGACACCTGCTTCTAAGGATTTTATAACTCCATTAACGTTATCTACGTTATCTAAAAATCCTGTATTTTCTAGCTTTTATAATCAAGACGACGAGAATGAAAAATGGAATAATCATGTTGAATTAGCACTTTGGGCTGATTTGATGGTTATTGCTCCTGCTACTGCAAATACCTTGTCAAAGATGGCAAATGGTACTTGTGATAATCTTTTGATTGCAGCTTATTTATCAGCAAAATGTCCTGTTTATTATGCCCCCGCAATGGATTTGGATATGTACAAGCATCCATCTACCGTTGCTAATTTTTTCTCGCTGACTGAGTTTGGAGATACAATAATTCCAGCTGAAAGTGGAGAATTAGCAAGTGGACTTTCAGGAGAAGGCAGGATGGCTGAGCCTGAACATATTGTTGCATTTATAGAAGCCGATTTAGAAAGCAGATTGCCTTTAAAAGGAAAAAAAATATTAATAACTGCCGGTCCCACATACGAAGCAATAGATCCTGTACGTTTTATAGGAAATCATTCTTCGGGGAAAATGGGTTTTGATATAGCTGCTAGTGCTGCAAATCTGGGTGCTTCCGTATTATTAGTTACAGGGCCTACACATTGTAAAGCAACCAGTCGATTAATAAAAGTGATTCCTGTAGTTTCTGCTCAGGAAATGTATGACGCATGCCATCTTTATTATGCTGATGTAGATGTTGCAATTGCTGCTGCAGCTGTAGCTGATTACAAACCTAAAAATGTAGCTTCCCAGAAAATAAAAAAGAATGCTGACGAATTTAGTATTGAATTAGAAAAAACAAAGGATATCTTAGCATCTTTAGGTCAATTTAAAAAAAATCAGTTTTTAATTGGTTTTGCTTTGGAAACAGAAAATGAAATTGAAAATGCGAAGTTGAAAATTCAGAAAAAAAACTTAGATTTGATAGTCTTAAATTCATTGCAGGATAAAGGAGCCGGTTTTGGAAAGGCAACAAACAAAATTACCTTTATAGATAAATTTTTTGCTATCGAAGCCATGGAATTGAAATCGAAAGAAGCGGTTGCTGATGATATATTAAATAAAGTAATTTCGCACTTTTATGAAATGAGCTAG
- a CDS encoding DUF4835 family protein, with protein sequence MNKIITFFLLLTFGLSHAQQLNCTVTVNAQKLSNANQQVFKTLETSISEFVNKTDWTGQTFKQNEKINCSMYITVSSNSSDQFTATIQVQSSRPIFNSSYASPVLNFNDKDFSFRYTEFENLIFNPTTFDSNLVSVIAFYSYVILGMDSDTFVLESGNPNFEIAQNISNVAQQGGSKGWAQTDGNQNRYFLINDILSPPFKQVRQTMYDYHSGLDLMTKDLKTSKEKIKIALINLSKLNASRPNAFLTRVFFDAKSDEIVSIFSGGPTITISDLVDKLNVISPLNSSKWGLIKY encoded by the coding sequence ATGAATAAAATAATTACTTTTTTTTTACTACTGACTTTTGGGCTTTCCCATGCGCAACAGTTGAACTGTACCGTTACAGTAAATGCACAAAAATTAAGTAATGCAAATCAGCAGGTTTTTAAAACCTTGGAAACATCAATAAGTGAATTTGTAAATAAAACCGATTGGACGGGACAGACTTTCAAGCAAAACGAAAAGATTAATTGCTCGATGTACATTACTGTTTCATCAAATAGTTCAGATCAATTTACTGCTACTATTCAGGTTCAATCATCGAGACCCATTTTTAATTCTTCCTATGCGTCTCCTGTTTTAAATTTTAATGATAAAGACTTTAGTTTTAGGTATACTGAGTTCGAAAATTTAATTTTTAATCCTACAACTTTCGATTCTAATTTAGTTTCAGTAATTGCTTTTTACAGTTATGTTATTTTAGGAATGGATTCGGATACCTTTGTTTTGGAATCTGGAAATCCAAATTTTGAAATTGCCCAAAATATTTCAAATGTAGCACAACAAGGAGGGTCTAAAGGTTGGGCACAAACGGATGGAAATCAAAATCGATATTTTTTGATTAACGATATTTTATCGCCTCCATTCAAGCAAGTCAGACAAACCATGTATGATTATCATTCTGGATTAGATTTGATGACTAAAGATCTTAAAACATCAAAAGAAAAGATTAAAATAGCGCTAATTAATTTATCAAAATTAAATGCATCAAGACCTAATGCTTTTTTAACGCGCGTTTTTTTTGATGCTAAATCAGATGAAATAGTTTCTATATTTTCTGGTGGTCCAACTATTACTATTTCAGATTTAGTCGATAAGCTGAATGTAATTTCTCCTCTAAATTCGAGTAAATGGGGACTAATAAAGTATTAA
- the recN gene encoding DNA repair protein RecN: MITSLSIKNYALIEKLTIDFSKGFSTITGETGAGKSIILGALGLVLGKRADLTSLKNKEEKCIIEAHFEISKYNLSPFFDANDLDYENETIIRREILPSGKSRAFINDSPVNLQELQDLGLFLIDIHSQQQTQELSDENVQFDIIDAIANNKETILDYQLLLKSYKSDKSKLNSLLKKQSESKKEQEYNTFLLDELVAAQLKSGEQETLEADFEKLNNVEIIKESIDKALAIANEEQIGVLNNLKEIKIALQKIAPFSADYHSLLERITSVTIEFDDISDEMIRCSEKLINDPEQLDLISQKLQVIFNLQKKHQVSTVEELLEIQANLENSVLELGNIEEEIIALTHSIEQKTTTLDTMSIIIHDNRLGSIPVLSQKLISILATLGMPNVRFKIDINAGETYFQNGKDELQFLFSANKGTDFGLLKKVASGGEMSRIMLAVKAILAQYSKLPTLIFDEIDTGVSGEIAIRMGEIMKEMSQEMQIFAITHLPQIAAKGNAHFKVFKSTVGDDTQSELKLLNDEDRVVEIAQMLSGTIVSESALNHAKALLN, from the coding sequence ATGATAACGTCACTTTCGATAAAAAACTATGCTTTAATAGAAAAATTAACTATCGATTTTTCAAAAGGTTTTTCAACTATTACAGGAGAAACTGGTGCTGGTAAATCAATAATTTTAGGAGCATTAGGGCTAGTTTTGGGAAAAAGAGCCGACTTGACTTCTTTAAAAAATAAAGAAGAGAAGTGTATTATTGAAGCTCATTTTGAAATTTCAAAGTATAATTTGTCGCCGTTTTTCGATGCCAATGATTTGGACTATGAAAATGAAACGATAATTAGACGAGAAATCTTGCCTTCAGGTAAATCCAGAGCTTTTATAAACGATAGTCCGGTAAATCTTCAGGAACTTCAGGACTTAGGTTTGTTCTTAATCGATATTCATTCGCAACAGCAAACTCAAGAGCTTTCAGATGAAAATGTTCAGTTTGATATTATAGATGCTATTGCTAATAATAAAGAGACGATTCTGGATTATCAATTACTTTTGAAAAGTTATAAATCGGATAAATCCAAATTGAATTCGCTGTTAAAAAAACAAAGTGAATCTAAGAAGGAACAAGAATACAATACTTTTTTATTGGATGAATTGGTTGCGGCTCAATTAAAATCAGGCGAACAAGAAACTCTTGAAGCTGATTTTGAAAAATTGAATAATGTTGAGATTATTAAAGAATCTATTGATAAAGCTTTGGCTATTGCCAATGAAGAACAAATAGGAGTCTTGAATAATTTGAAAGAAATTAAAATTGCATTACAAAAAATCGCTCCTTTTTCTGCCGATTATCATTCTTTGTTGGAAAGAATTACAAGCGTAACGATTGAGTTTGATGATATTTCGGACGAGATGATTCGCTGTTCAGAGAAATTAATTAATGATCCAGAGCAATTAGATTTAATTAGTCAAAAACTGCAGGTTATTTTTAATTTGCAAAAGAAGCATCAGGTTTCTACAGTTGAAGAATTACTTGAAATCCAAGCTAACTTGGAAAATTCAGTTCTTGAATTAGGAAATATCGAAGAAGAAATTATAGCATTAACTCATTCTATTGAACAAAAAACAACGACATTAGATACAATGTCAATTATAATTCATGATAATAGATTAGGATCTATTCCTGTTTTATCTCAAAAGTTAATTTCCATTTTAGCTACGTTAGGAATGCCTAATGTCCGTTTTAAAATTGATATTAACGCAGGTGAAACGTATTTTCAAAATGGAAAAGATGAACTTCAGTTTTTGTTTTCAGCCAATAAAGGAACTGATTTTGGTTTATTGAAAAAAGTGGCCTCAGGTGGTGAAATGTCAAGAATTATGCTCGCTGTTAAGGCGATATTAGCACAATATTCAAAATTACCAACACTAATATTTGATGAAATTGACACTGGTGTTTCTGGAGAAATAGCCATCAGAATGGGAGAAATTATGAAAGAAATGAGTCAGGAGATGCAAATTTTTGCAATCACGCATTTGCCTCAAATCGCTGCAAAAGGAAATGCACATTTCAAAGTATTCAAATCGACTGTTGGTGACGATACCCAATCAGAACTAAAGCTGTTAAATGATGAAGATAGAGTAGTGGAAATTGCACAAATGTTATCAGGAACAATCGTTTCTGAATCAGCCTTAAATCATGCAAAAGCCTTGTTGAACTAA
- the fabV gene encoding enoyl-ACP reductase FabV: MIIEPRMRGFICTTSHPKGCEQNVKNQIEYIKSKGNIDGAKKVLVIGASTGFGLASRITSAFGSDAATIGVFFEKAPSEGKTASPGWYNSAAFENEAHQAGLYAKSINGDAFSNEIKKQTLDLIKADLGQIDLIIYSLASPVRVHPVTGVMHRSVLKPIGSTFTNKTVDFHSGKVSEISIEPCSGDDIENTIAVMGGEDWAMWIDALKAENLLAPGATTVAYSYIGPSLTEAVYRKGTIGRAKDHLEATAFAITDSLVDINGKAFVSVNKALVTQASSAIPVIPLYISLLYKIMKEEGIHEGCIEQIQRLYQERLYTGNEVPVDEKGRIRIDDLEMRADVQEKVAKLWIEAVTENLSEIGDLEGYRKDFYNLFGFDVQGIDYKAEANEVVNIESIA, from the coding sequence ATGATTATAGAACCTAGAATGAGAGGATTTATTTGTACGACATCTCACCCAAAAGGATGCGAACAAAATGTTAAAAATCAGATAGAATATATAAAATCAAAAGGGAATATTGACGGGGCTAAAAAAGTCTTAGTAATTGGAGCTTCAACAGGTTTCGGGTTGGCTTCAAGAATTACAAGTGCTTTTGGTTCTGATGCTGCAACGATTGGTGTGTTTTTTGAAAAAGCACCTTCTGAAGGGAAAACGGCTTCACCAGGTTGGTATAATTCTGCAGCTTTCGAAAATGAAGCGCATCAAGCAGGTTTATATGCAAAAAGTATCAATGGAGATGCCTTTTCTAATGAAATAAAAAAACAGACATTGGATCTTATCAAAGCTGATCTAGGTCAAATAGATTTAATTATCTATAGTTTAGCTTCTCCTGTTCGTGTTCATCCGGTTACAGGTGTTATGCATCGTTCTGTATTGAAACCTATAGGAAGTACTTTTACGAATAAAACTGTTGATTTCCATTCTGGTAAAGTTTCTGAAATTTCTATTGAGCCTTGTAGTGGTGATGATATTGAAAATACAATTGCTGTAATGGGTGGAGAAGATTGGGCTATGTGGATTGATGCTTTAAAAGCGGAGAATTTATTGGCGCCAGGTGCTACAACTGTTGCTTATTCTTATATTGGGCCATCATTGACTGAAGCTGTTTATAGAAAAGGAACTATAGGTCGTGCTAAAGATCATCTTGAAGCGACAGCATTTGCTATCACAGACAGTTTAGTTGATATTAACGGAAAAGCATTTGTTTCGGTAAATAAAGCACTAGTAACTCAAGCAAGTTCGGCAATTCCTGTTATACCATTGTATATTTCTTTATTGTACAAAATAATGAAAGAAGAAGGGATTCATGAAGGTTGTATTGAGCAAATTCAACGTTTGTACCAAGAAAGATTATATACTGGAAATGAAGTTCCTGTAGATGAGAAAGGAAGAATTCGTATTGACGATTTAGAAATGCGTGCTGATGTTCAGGAAAAAGTAGCTAAATTATGGATTGAGGCTGTTACTGAAAACTTATCTGAAATAGGTGATTTAGAAGGATACAGAAAAGATTTTTACAATCTGTTTGGTTTTGACGTTCAAGGAATAGATTATAAAGCAGAAGCAAACGAGGTGGTAAACATAGAAAGTATTGCATAA
- a CDS encoding glycosyltransferase family 2 protein, with the protein MLFSLIIPVYNRPDEVDELLESLSHSTYNEIFEIVLIEDGSTLPCKDVAKKYGDRLDISYYFKENSGPGDSRNYGMKKARGDYFIIFDSDCIIPPTYLSEVENELQQNYVDCFGGPDKALDSFSDIQKAINFAMTSFLTTGGIRGGSEKIDKFQPRSFNMGLSRRAFEVSKGFGNIHPGEDPDLSIRLWNLGFQTKLFPKAFVYHKRRIDWDKFSVQVNKFGKARPILNSWYPKYNKLTFFFPSVFIIGFFTSLVLLVFNLDQLLQLYFVYFLVLFLMSSYQNKSFKIGYLSLIAVWKQFYGYGLGFLESFIKIIILKQKPQEAFPGLFFKN; encoded by the coding sequence ATGTTATTTTCCCTAATTATACCAGTTTACAATCGCCCGGATGAAGTTGATGAACTTTTAGAAAGTTTGTCGCATTCAACTTATAACGAAATTTTTGAAATTGTTTTAATTGAAGATGGCTCTACTTTACCTTGTAAAGATGTTGCTAAAAAATATGGAGACAGACTCGATATATCCTATTATTTTAAAGAAAATTCAGGTCCAGGGGATTCTAGAAATTATGGAATGAAAAAGGCTAGGGGTGATTACTTTATCATTTTTGATTCGGATTGTATTATTCCTCCAACTTATTTAAGTGAAGTTGAAAATGAACTACAGCAGAATTATGTTGATTGTTTTGGAGGTCCTGATAAAGCTTTGGATAGTTTTTCAGATATTCAAAAAGCGATTAATTTTGCGATGACTTCATTTCTTACTACAGGTGGAATTAGAGGTGGTTCTGAAAAAATTGATAAGTTTCAGCCTAGAAGTTTTAATATGGGATTGTCACGAAGAGCCTTTGAAGTTTCTAAAGGTTTTGGGAATATTCATCCTGGTGAAGATCCAGATTTATCAATTCGTTTGTGGAATTTAGGTTTTCAAACAAAACTTTTTCCTAAGGCATTTGTATATCATAAGAGAAGAATTGATTGGGATAAGTTCTCTGTTCAGGTAAATAAATTTGGTAAAGCAAGACCCATTCTTAATAGTTGGTATCCAAAATATAATAAACTCACTTTTTTCTTTCCATCGGTTTTTATAATAGGATTCTTTACTTCATTAGTATTATTGGTTTTTAATCTTGATCAGCTACTGCAGTTGTATTTTGTTTATTTTTTAGTGTTGTTTTTGATGTCTTCATATCAAAACAAAAGCTTTAAAATAGGGTATTTATCATTAATAGCTGTTTGGAAACAATTTTATGGTTACGGATTAGGCTTTTTAGAATCGTTTATAAAAATTATCATTCTGAAACAAAAACCTCAAGAAGCTTTTCCAGGATTGTTTTTCAAAAATTAA
- the coaE gene encoding dephospho-CoA kinase (Dephospho-CoA kinase (CoaE) performs the final step in coenzyme A biosynthesis.): MTKIIGLTGGIGSGKTTIAKIFQSFGIPVYIADDEAKKIMQSSEIINAIKETFGTSIFENEILNRQKLAEIVFDNPEKLEQLNKIVHPAVKKHFDEWVLKCKDNSYVIYEAAILFESGRYKDCDIIITVTAPVETRIHRVIERDKTTRSLVLKRIKSQWTDDERISKSDFVIENTSIEEAKTEILKILKILKIKQNVS; encoded by the coding sequence ATGACAAAAATAATTGGTTTAACCGGTGGTATTGGAAGTGGTAAAACTACCATTGCAAAGATTTTTCAATCATTTGGGATTCCAGTTTATATTGCTGATGATGAGGCAAAAAAAATTATGCAGTCATCAGAAATTATTAATGCAATTAAAGAAACTTTTGGTACATCTATTTTTGAAAATGAAATATTGAATAGGCAAAAACTAGCTGAAATTGTATTTGATAATCCTGAAAAACTAGAACAGCTCAATAAAATTGTTCATCCCGCCGTAAAAAAGCATTTTGATGAATGGGTATTGAAGTGTAAAGATAATTCTTATGTTATTTATGAGGCAGCTATTTTATTTGAAAGTGGCCGATATAAGGATTGTGATATAATCATAACCGTCACTGCCCCAGTAGAAACAAGGATTCATAGAGTTATTGAAAGAGATAAAACAACTAGATCACTTGTTTTAAAAAGAATAAAATCTCAATGGACTGATGATGAACGCATTTCGAAAAGTGATTTTGTCATAGAAAATACTTCAATTGAAGAAGCAAAAACAGAAATTCTTAAAATTCTTAAAATTTTAAAGATTAAACAAAATGTGTCTTAG